The following are encoded together in the Osmia lignaria lignaria isolate PbOS001 chromosome 13, iyOsmLign1, whole genome shotgun sequence genome:
- the LOC117602278 gene encoding rabphilin-3A, which translates to MDVTMKNASRVSSWVCPNDRHLALRAKLRTGWSVKTGSLDSNWGHCSNFYSSGTNRCAQSFVLTEEEQQTIIQVIQRAEALDLSEQERIGRLVERLENMKRNVCMVTTTRLNERKNCSSRCSRSAHCTCSCALCGEKFGTVLGATPSLCKDCRKYICQKCGIETNDLNSMFSNIPTMREKAQETTTMQRIIKRSSSSQKQYLCRICAETREMWKKSGAWFFKGMPKYILPEKKERGWSRSVHKTSTWISGGNKSLESSELQDSSSDEEATRRLALARRQSSSFSSLQKNQDSITNKTHSSFSNSAQSTSSICKTPSGQPSNGLPPLNNRDECSDQLDKSTLSITSQCSRLSPTSPRSRTNSKTANDYQIEQRVSFEDEIMDEKNKKFHDINDSNDDVHKAEFNSRNQSKISQVQSLRSNSSTTMEQFQVHEKCTNQEGSRSCSEQENLFNIPRLQRWECETEQSYGTLEVSLRYDPAVQCLQCKVERARGLRPMDIHGLADPFCKLNILPVATITTTKRLRTKTVHKTRDPEFNEILNFYGTTETDVWNGKALHIMILQDDQAGQDFLGEAKFPLHELQPRQTKHYNVSLQDHYPVDNEEAAWGVFPTGRGQIHLSLGYCTRRGALMVTIHRATNLLPMDSNGSSDPFVKLCLIENVTNNHRQHIFDYSFARITIRKLVSRKVTNSNSQNTRVKWKTLNPEWNEEFAFAARLTDLMKITLCLTVWDKDFGKSNDYLGGLELSCNSKGARLRHWIDAIKFPDHRHQAWHNLTDTILPTE; encoded by the exons gTTGAGGACAGGCTGGTCTGTAAAAACTGGTTCTTTAGATTCAAACTGGGGTCATTGttctaatttttattcaagTGGTACAAATCGATGCGCGCAGTCTTTTGTACTTACCGAAGAAGAGCAACAGACAATCATACAG GTCATCCAACGAGCTGAAGCTTTGGATTTGTCAGAACAGGAAAGGATTGGTAGATTGGTAGAAAGATTGGAAAACATGAAACGTAATGTATGTATGGTCACAACGACAAGattgaatgaaagaaagaacTGCAGTAGCAGATGCTCTAGAAGCGCGCATTGCACATGCTCTTGTGCTCTTTGTGGTGAGAAATTTGGTACTGTATTAGGCGCGACACCGAGTCTCTGCAAAGATTGTCGTAAATACATATGCCAGAAGTGTGGCATTGAAACGAACGATCTTAATTCAATGTTTTCAAACATTCCAACAATGAGAGAGAAAGCACAAGAAACAACAACTATGCAACGAATCATTAAACGATCTAGCAGCAGTCAGAAACAGTATCTTTGTCGAATATGCGCTGAGACCAGAGAAATGTGGAAAAAGAGTGGTGCTTGGTTTTTTAAAGGAATGCCAAAGTATATCTTACCAGAGAAAAAG gaacgAGGATGGTCGAGATCCGTTCACAAAACATCTACTTGGATAAGTGGAGGTAATAAATCTCTTGAATCATCTGAACTTCAAGATTCTTCTTCCGACGAAGAAGCAACGAGACGTTTAGCATTAGCCAGAAGACAATCCAGTTCATTCTCCAGCTTACAAAAGAATCAAGACAGTATTACTAACAAAACTCATTCATCATTTTCAAATTCTGCTCAATCAACCAGCAGCATATGTAAAACACCATCAGGGCAACCATCGAACGGTCTTCCACCATTGAATAACCGTGACGAATGTTCAGATCAATTAGATAAATCAACTCTATCGATTACCTCTCAGTGCAGTCGCCTTTCACCGACTAGTCCTCGTTCACGAACAAATAGTAAAACCGCTAACGATTATCAAATCGAGCAACGTGTATCGTTCGAAGATGAGATCATGgatgaaaagaacaaaaaatttCACGATATTAACGATTCGAATGATGACGTTCATAAAGCGGAATTCAATTCACGTAATCAATCTAAAATCTCTCAGGTACAATCACTCAG ATCGAATTCTTCGACGACGATGGAACAGTTCCAAGTTCACGAGAAATGCACAAATCAGGAAGGAAGTCGATCGTGTTCAGAACAGGAGAATCTGTTCAACATTCCACGACTACAAAGGTGGGAATGCG AAACGGAACAAAGTTATGGAACTCTAGAAGTCTCCTTGCGATACGACCCAGCGGTTCAGTGCCTCCAATGCAAAGTGGAACGAGCACGAGGTTTACGACCAATGGATATTCACGGTCTTGCCGATCCATTCTGCAAACTCAACATACTACCAGTAGCAACAATCACGACTACGAAACGACTTCGAACAAAAACAGTTCACAAAACCCGGGATCCGGAGTTCAACGAGATACTAAACTTCTATGGGACAACAGAAACCGAT GTATGGAACGGGAAAGCATTGCACATCATGATACTCCAAGACGATCAAGCAGGACAAGACTTTCTAGGAGAAGCGAAGTTTCCTCTGCACGAGTTACAACCACGTCAAACGAAACATTATAATGTTTCGCTACAAGATCATTATCCA GTGGACAATGAAGAGGCAGCTTGGGGCGTGTTTCCTACTGGACGTGGACAAATTCATCTGAGTCTAGGCTACTGTACAAGACGTGGAGCATTGATGGTTACAATTCACCGAGCTACCAATCTTCTTCCTATGGACAGCAACGGATCATCTGATCCATTTGTCAAGTTGTGCCTTATAGAAAATGTGACGAACAATCATCGACAGCATATTTTCGACTATTCGTTTGCACGTATTACTATTAGGAAGCTAGTGTCGAGAAAAGTTACAAATTCTAATTCACAAAATACCAGAGTCAAATGGAAAACTTTAAATCCAGAATGGAACGAAGAGTTTGCTTTTGCTGCTCGATTAACAGACCTCATGAAAATTACGTTATGTCTTACTGTATGGGATAAGGACTTCGGTAAAAGTAACGATTATCTAG GCGGACTTGAGTTAAGTTGTAACAGTAAAGGAGCCCGATTACGACATTGGATAGACGCAATCAAATTTCCAGATCATCGTCATCAAGCTTGGCACAACTTAACTGATACTATTTTGCCTACAGAATGA
- the eIF2Bepsilon gene encoding eukaryotic translation initiation factor 2B subunit epsilon, translating to MSKKDIIQAVVLTDDFVTSLTPMQNVFPSILMPVINVPLLDYLIETLIKSKVQELFLYCSSHVDLIRAYVKEKKWLRITISLIVSEGCTSIGDALRDIDAKGSIRGNFILIRGDAFTNANLTNALSNHCAKLEKDKATTMTMLLRNMGSMNDSLLKRETSLVVSDKTSKKILHYSKLRDNNKKVKLELNWFLDHSEVEINTCFMDTHVYLCSPSVLPLFSDNFDFQTMEDFIRGVLMNEEILNSRIYWQQLNPEDYGLPIVSWNAYHVLNHDILNRHSFPLTPNAIPYLNNFIYMPRSTYRHKLSTLAKGCTLEKDSILCQNSMLGNGTFVTRSVIGHNCSVGCNVTIKNSYILSNTKIEDNSIITNSVIFPNCFIKQDSQINGCILHPGTKINVQAEYTDSLIESKDNKICTKKISEIDMDNEFHFFEDYDTMEYDNYSSDTSSDEDSECNSPIPDDTNMFLSEVIDSLLRGFQDKLNCENLILEINSSRYAYNITMNEVTYNVIKAILSLPFHYLSETKETVNNHNYQRNLKIMLNYFHPIVLNYVKTEDAQDDCLRAIEEVAGTTQELLPYLQHLLHLFYDKDVLSEDKILEWYEFNDNDADTFQRNKIRTAIKPFIQWLEEAEEDSSDS from the exons ATGAGTAAAAAGGACATTATACAAGCCGTTGTGCTTACAGATGATTTTGTAACAAGTTTAACACCAATGCAAAATGTATTCCCAAGTATTTTAATGCCAGTGATAAATGTACCTCTTTTAGACTATTTAATTGAAACCCTAATTAAGTCTAAAGTTCAAGAGTTGTTTCTATATTGTAGCagtcatgtagatttaataagaGCGTATGTCAAAGAGAAAAAATGGTTAAGGATAACAATTTCGTTAATCGTGTCAGAAGGTTGTACTTCCATCGGTGATGCTCTCAGAGACATTGATGCAAAAGGATCAATTCGTGGTAATTTCATACTAATAAGAGGAGATGCATTTACTAATGCTAATCTAACAAATGCTTTGAGCAATCATTGCGCAAAGCTTGAAAAAGATAAAGCTACTACTATGACTATGCTGTTAAGAAACATGGGTTCTATGAATGATTCCCTTTTAAAAAGAGAAACTAGTTTAGTAGTTTCTGATAAAACCAgtaaaaaaattttgcattatAGCAAATTAAGGGACAATAACAAGAAAGTgaaattagaattaaattggTTTCTAGATCACAGTGAAGTTGAAATTAACACTTGCTTTATGGATACTCATGTCTATTTATGTTCCCCTTCTGTACTTCCATTATTCTCAGACAATTTTGACTTTCAA ACAATGGAAGATTTTATTCGAGGAGTTCTAATGAATGAAGAGATCTTAAATTCCAGAATTTATTGGCAGCAATTAAATCCTGAAGATTATGGTCTGCCGATTGTATCATGGAATGCATACCATGTTCTTAATCATGATATTTTGAATAGGCATAGTTTTCCACTTACACCAAATGCCATCCCAtacttaaacaattttatttatatgccAAGAAGTACTTATAGACATAAACTTAGTACCCTCGCTAAAGGTTGTACATTAGAGAAAGACAGTATACTGTGCCAAAATAGTATGCTTGGAAATGGTACTTTTGTTACAAGATCTGTTATTGGCCATAATTGTTCAGTGGGTTGTAacgtaacaattaaaaattcctACATTTTATCAAATACTAAGATTGAAGATAATTCTATTATCACAAATAGTGTAATATTTCCAAATTGTTTTATTAAACAAGATAGTCAAATAAAtggatgtatattacatcctggAACAAAAATCAATGTTCAAGcagaatatactgattcccttaTAGAATCAAAAGACAATAAAATTTGCAcgaaaaaaatatcagagattgATATGgataatgaatttcatttctttgaAGACTATGATACCATGGAATATGATAATTATTCTTCGGATACCAGTAGCGACGAAGATTCCGAATGCAATTCACCAATTCCAGACGATACAAATATGTTTTTATCCGAAGTCATAGACAGTTTACTACGAGGCTTTCAGGATAAATTAAATTGTGAAAACTTAATTTTGGAAATAAACTCATCAAGATACGCGTACAATATTACCATGAACGAAGTGACGTACAATGTTATTAAAGCTATATTAAGTTTACCTTTCCATTATCTTTCAGAAACGAAAGAAACTGtaaataatcataattatcaaaggaacttgaaaattatgttaaattacTTCCATCCGATTGttttaaattatgttaaaaCAGAAGATGCTCAAGATGATTGTTTACGCGCGATAGAAGAAGTTGCTGGCACTACTCAGGAATTACTACCATATTTACAACACTTACTGCATCTGTTTTACGATAAAGATGTATTATCAGAAGACAAAATTTTGGAATGGTATGAATTTAATGATAATGATGCAGACACatttcaaagaaataaaatacgAACCGCGATCAAACCATTTATTCAATGGTTGGAAGAAGCTGAAGAGGACTCTAGTGATAGCTAA
- the LOC117602289 gene encoding uncharacterized protein LOC117602289 isoform X1: protein MYNTIQVQTFHRTYKPTRKRNVIGLLSWPYLLTSKSHTPETRVKQTKLRRRMTQCATNRRTRSRSDVSDWSKSEDANMNDQSQPLIEVSKCFETLTLIVRERHVQNERSFEEKCCTAPQVDALIHTATYLIGRNERMPTWTTNHSHW, encoded by the exons ATGTACAATACAATACAG GTGCAGACTTTTCACCGGACCTATAAGCCTACCCGAAAGAGAAATGTGATTGGTCTGCTTTCctggccctacctacttacatcTAAATCACATACACCAGAA acgcgTGTTAAgcaaacgaagcttcgaagacgaATGACGCAATGCGCcacaaatcgacgcactcgctcacgcagcgacgtgtctgattggtcgaaatcaGAGGATGCCAACATgaacgaccaatcacagccgttgatagaagtttcaaagtgcttcgaaactttaacactaatcgtaagggaaag acacgtgcagaacgaacgaagcttcgaagagaaaTGCTGCACTGCGCCACAAGTCGACGCACTCATCCACACAGCGACgtatctgattggtcgaaatgagaggatGCCAACAtggacgaccaatcacagccattggtag
- the LOC117602289 gene encoding uncharacterized protein LOC117602289 isoform X3, with translation MYNTIQTRVKQTKLRRRMTQCATNRRTRSRSDVSDWSKSEDANMNDQSQPLIEVSKCFETLTLIVRERHVQNERSFEEKCCTAPQVDALIHTATYLIGRNERMPTWTTNHSHW, from the exons ATGTACAATACAATACAG acgcgTGTTAAgcaaacgaagcttcgaagacgaATGACGCAATGCGCcacaaatcgacgcactcgctcacgcagcgacgtgtctgattggtcgaaatcaGAGGATGCCAACATgaacgaccaatcacagccgttgatagaagtttcaaagtgcttcgaaactttaacactaatcgtaagggaaag acacgtgcagaacgaacgaagcttcgaagagaaaTGCTGCACTGCGCCACAAGTCGACGCACTCATCCACACAGCGACgtatctgattggtcgaaatgagaggatGCCAACAtggacgaccaatcacagccattggtag
- the LOC117602289 gene encoding uncharacterized protein LOC117602289 isoform X2 codes for MYNTIQVQTFHRTYKPTRKRNVIGLLSWPYLLTSKSHTPETRVKQTKLRRRMTQCATNRRTRSRSDVSDWSKSEDANMNDQSQPLIEVSKCFETLTLITRAERTKLRREMLHCATSRRTHPHSDVSDWSK; via the exons ATGTACAATACAATACAG GTGCAGACTTTTCACCGGACCTATAAGCCTACCCGAAAGAGAAATGTGATTGGTCTGCTTTCctggccctacctacttacatcTAAATCACATACACCAGAA acgcgTGTTAAgcaaacgaagcttcgaagacgaATGACGCAATGCGCcacaaatcgacgcactcgctcacgcagcgacgtgtctgattggtcgaaatcaGAGGATGCCAACATgaacgaccaatcacagccgttgatagaagtttcaaagtgcttcgaaactttaacactaatc acacgtgcagaacgaacgaagcttcgaagagaaaTGCTGCACTGCGCCACAAGTCGACGCACTCATCCACACAGCGACgtatctgattggtcgaaatga